The following proteins are co-located in the Alkalidesulfovibrio alkalitolerans DSM 16529 genome:
- a CDS encoding radical SAM protein, which yields MTTYRSIFGPVRSSRLGLSLGLDLLGAPICSMDCLYCEVGKTRTLTRERRRWVRGETVLAELSAYSRENRAPEVVTLGGLGEPCLNLDMGMIIEGAKKIHPGLPVAVLTNATLLTDATVRAELMGADIVLPSLDSLVEDEFAAVNRPAAGITAAACARGIMEFRELFAGRIFLEVLLCKGLNDSQANLEMLADYVGRISPDRVDVVTLSRPGAYAEATAADTETLARFAGRLGAKPRAADRQIEAGRASKAETASSSPLTDEAFREIVLSSLRRRPQTPGQISDALGVDEERVRALLHRLESEGAVTCDDTFYALARD from the coding sequence ATGACCACGTACCGCAGCATTTTCGGTCCGGTTCGCTCAAGCAGGCTCGGGCTCTCGCTCGGGCTCGATCTTCTTGGCGCGCCCATCTGCTCCATGGATTGCCTCTATTGCGAGGTGGGCAAAACCCGCACGCTGACGCGCGAGCGGCGGCGCTGGGTCCGGGGCGAGACGGTGCTCGCCGAGCTTTCGGCCTACAGCCGCGAGAACCGCGCGCCCGAGGTCGTGACGCTCGGAGGGCTCGGCGAGCCCTGCCTGAACCTGGACATGGGCATGATCATCGAAGGGGCGAAAAAAATCCACCCCGGCCTGCCCGTGGCCGTGCTGACCAACGCCACCCTGCTCACGGACGCCACGGTGCGGGCCGAGCTCATGGGCGCGGACATCGTCCTGCCCTCGCTCGATTCGCTCGTGGAGGACGAGTTCGCGGCCGTGAACAGGCCCGCGGCCGGCATCACGGCGGCCGCCTGTGCGCGGGGGATCATGGAGTTTCGCGAATTGTTCGCCGGGCGCATCTTCCTGGAAGTGCTGCTGTGCAAAGGGCTGAACGACAGCCAAGCCAACCTGGAAATGCTGGCGGACTACGTGGGCCGCATTTCGCCCGACCGGGTGGACGTGGTCACGCTCTCGCGGCCCGGAGCCTACGCCGAGGCCACGGCGGCGGACACCGAAACCCTGGCCCGCTTCGCCGGACGGCTCGGCGCGAAACCCAGGGCTGCCGACCGCCAGATCGAGGCCGGACGCGCATCCAAAGCCGAAACCGCCTCTTCGTCCCCATTGACGGACGAGGCGTTTCGGGAAATAGTCTTGTCTTCCCTTAGGCGTCGCCCGCAGACGCCGGGGCAGATTTCCGACGCGCTGGGCGTCGATGAAGAGCGCGTGCGCGCGCTTCTCCACAGGCTGGAGAGCGAGGGCGCCGTTACCTGCGACGATACTTTCTACGCGCTCGCCAGAGATTAA